From the genome of Streptomyces sp. JH34:
CGACGCGGCCGCACTGCCCGGACAGCCCCGCGGCGGGGTCCTCTCCGGGCCGGCCACCGCCCGTACGTGCAACGTCCTGGCGCCCAACGCCTCGGCGATGACGCTGGACGGCACGAACACCTGGATCGTCGCGGAACCGGGCTCCGGCCTCGCGGTCGTGATCGACCCGGGGCCGCTCGACGACTCACATCTGCGGGCCGTCGTCGAGACCGTGGAGAAGACGGGCCGGCGGGTCGGCCTCACCCTGCTTACGCACGGGCACCCCGACCACGCGGAGGGCGCGTCACGCTTCGCCGAGCTCACGCGTACGAAGGTGCGCGCCCTGGACGTGGCGCTGCGCCTGGGCGACGAGGGGCTCACGGCCGGCGACGTGATCACCACGGGCGGGCTCGAACTCCGGGTCGTCCCCACCCCGGGGCACACCGCTGACTCGCTCTCCTTCCACCTGCCCGCCGACCGGGCCGTGCTGACGGGCGACACGATCCTGGGGCGCGGCACCACCGTCGTCGCCCATCCGGACGGCCGCCTCGGTGACTACCTGGACACCCTGCGGCGACTGCGTTCGCTGACGGTCGACGACGGGGTCCACACAGTGCTCCCGGGGCACGGACCGGTGCTGGAGGACGCACAGGGCGCCGTCGAGTTCTACCTCGCCCACCGCGCCAACCGCCTGGCCCAGGTCGAGACCGCGGTGGAGGCGGGACACCGGACGCCCGCCGAGGTCGTGGCGGCGGTGTACGCCGATGTGGACCGCTCCCTCTGGCCTGCGGCGGAGCTGTCGGTGAGGGCCCAGATGGAGTACCTGACCGAGCACGGCTTGATCTGATCCGGTCCCGTACGGCCCGGGGCACACGCGAGAGGCCCCACCGGACGGTGGGGCCTCTTCGACGACTGAGCCCGCCGGGCGGCCGGTCGAGGTCGCTCGGTGCAGGGGTCAGCGGGAGCGCTTGGCCAGCCGCTCCACGTCCAGCAGGATCACGGCACGCGCCTCGAGCCGCAGCCAACCCCGGCCGGCGAAGTCCGCGAGCGCCTTGTTGACCGTTTCGCGGGAGGCGCCGACCAGCTGGGCCAGCTCTTCCTGGGTCAGGTCGTGCACGACGTGGATTCCCTCCTCCGACTGCACACCGAAGCGGCGCGACAGGTCGAGGAGCGCCCGGGCGACACGGCCCGGCACATCGGAGAAGACCAGGTCGGACATCTGGTCGTTCGTCTTGCGCAGGCGCCGGGCGACGGCGCGCAGCAGCGCGGTGGCGACCTCGGGGCGCGCGTTCAGCCAGGGCTGCAGGTCTCCGTGACCGAGGCCGAGGAGCTTGACCTCGGTCAGCGCGGTCGCGGTCGCGGTGCGCGGGCCCGGGTCGAAGAGCGACAGCTCCCCGATCAGCTCGCCGGGGCCGAGGACGGCCAGCATGTTCTCCCGCCCGTCGGGGGACGTGCGGTGGAGCTTCACCTTGCCCTCGGTGACCACGTACAGGCGGTCGCCCGGGTCCCCCTCGTGGAACAGCGCGTCGCCGCGTGCGAGGGTCACCTCACTCATCGAGGCGCGGAGCTCCGCGGCCTGCTCGTCATCGAGCGCCGCGAAAAGCGGGGCGCGCCGCAGAACGTCGTCCACGAGTTCTCTCCTTGTCGGCCTGTTCAGGGAAGCGTCGTTTCCATGATGCCGGACGGTAAAACAGTGCGATCGATCACAAACCAGTTTGACGCACGGGCGTGCCGGACCCTACGGCAGGGGGCCGATCGGGCGTGGATGCACGGTGACCGGGGCGGATGTCAGCCCCTGGCTCTAGGCTGGCCGGGTGTCCGGAACGCCGGTGAGAGTGCAGGCCGAGGGGGCTGATGGGGTGTCGGAAGACGGGAATTCCGCTATGGGCGAACAGGGTGCACGTAGTAAGAAAAAAGCCGCAAAACGCTCGCCAGTGGCAGTGTCAGGAGCAGCGGCGGGCAAACGCTCCAAGCAGTCGGCCGAGCCGACGAAGCAGTCGGGCAGACCCGCGAAGCAGGAGTCGCACCTCGCGATGGTCCGCCGCGCCCGCAGGATCAACCGTGAGCTCGCCGAGGTCTATCCGTACGCCCACCCCGAGCTGGATTTCCGCAATCCCTTCGAACTCCTGGTGGCCACCGTCCTTTCCGCGCAGACCACCGATCTGAGGGTCAACCAGACCACCCCGGCGCTCTTCGCCGTCTGTCCGACGCCCGAGGACATGGCCGCCGCCGTCCCCGAGGAGATCGAGGAGATCATCCGGCCGACCGGCTTCTTCCGGGCCAAGGCGCGGTCCCTCATGGGGCTGTCGGCCGCGCTGAGGGACGACTTCGGCGGGGAGGTCCCCGGCAGGCTGGAGGACCTCGTGAAACTGCCGGGTGTAGGGCGCAAGACGGCCAACGTCGTCCTCGGTAACGCGTTCGGCGTGCCCGGCATCACGGTGGACACGCACTTCGGACGTCTGGTCCGCCGCTGGAAGTGGACCGAGCAGGAGGACCCGGAGAAGGTCGAGGCCGAGATCGCCGCGATCTTCCCGAAGAGTGAGTGGACGATGCTCTCCCACCGCGTCGTCTTCCACGGACGCCGCATCTGTCACTCCCGCAAGCCCGCCTGCGGCGCCTGTCCGATCGCCGCCCTCTGCCCCTCCTACGGGGAGGGCGAGACGGACCCCGAGAAGGCGAAGAAGCTCCTGAAGTACGAGATGGGCGGTTACCCGGGGCAGCGTCTCAGCCCGCCCCCGGACTACCCGGGCAGTCCCGCCCCGCCGCTGGCCGGGTGAGGGACCGTTCCGCGAGGGTGTCGCCCTTCCCGGCGAGGAGGGCGGGACCCTGCGGAACGAAATGGACGACGACAGGCGTTGGAACGACGGGGGTGCCCATGACGCACGCACAGAGCACACGGGCCGCGGCGGACGCGGCCACCAACGGGACGGGCGAGCCCCACGACAGCGCGCTCACCGTGTCCGCCGACGGCCTGCCCGGCTGGCTCGAGCCAGTCGCCCGGGCGTCGCGGACCGTGAAGGCGCAGCAGCTCAGCCGGTTCCTGCCGCCCGAGAGCGGTGCCGGGCGCCAGTCCGCCGTCCTGATCCTCTTCGGTGAGGGCGAGCGCGGTCCCGAGCTGCTCCTGATGGAGCGTTCCGGTTCCCTGCGCTCCCATGCCGGCCAGCCGTCCTTCCCCGGGGGCTCCCTCGACCCCGAGGACGGCGACCACAGGACCACCGGACCGCTCAGGGCCGCCCTGCGGGAGGCCGAGGAGGAGACGGGACTCGACCCGAGCGGAGTCCAGCTGTTCGGGGTGCTGCCCAGGCTCTACATCCCGGTGAGCGGCTTCGTGGTCACACCCGTCCTCGGCTGGTGGCGGACGCCGAGCCCGGTGGGCGCCGTCGACCCTGCCGAGACGGCCCGGGTCTTCACCGCCCCCGTGGCGGATCTCACGAATCCGGCCAACCGCGCCACGGCAGTCCATCCGAGCGGCCACCAAGGCCCCGCGTTCCTGGTCGAATCCGCACTGGTCTGGGGATTCACAGCCGGTGTGATCGACAGGATTGTGCACTACGCCGGGTGGGAACGCCCCTGGGACAGGACCAGGCAGGTGCCGCTCGACTGGCGCGCATGACAGGCTGACTCCCGTGCTGCGCTGTTCCGGGCCTGGCCCGGACCCCGTCGAACCGGACGGGCCAGGTGACGAATCTGCGAGGCTATAGACGGTGAACGTGCTGGACATCCTGCTGCTCGTCGGCGCTGTGTGGTTCGCGGTCATCGGGTACCGCCAGGGCTTCGTCGTCGGCATCCTGTCCGTGATCGGCTTCGTGGGCGGTGGCCTCGTCGCCGTCTACCTGCTGCCGACCATCTGGGACCAGGCGACCGACGGATCCGAAGTCTCCTCCACCGCCGCCATCGTCGCGGTCGTGATCGTGATCGTGTGCGCCTCCGTGGGCCAGGCGTTCACCACCCACCTAGGCAACAAGCTCCGCCGGTACATCACGTGGTCGCCGGCGCGTGCGCTGGACGCCACGGGCGGCTCCCTGGTCAACGTGGTGGCCATGCTCCTGGTCGCCTGGCTGATCGGCTCGGCGCTGGCCGGTACGTCGCTGCCGACGCTGGGCAAGGAGGTCCGCAGTTCCTCCGTACTCCTCGGGGTGTCCCGGGTGATGCCCGCCCAGGCCTCCAACTGGTTCACGGACTTCTCCTCCGTCCTGGCCCAGAACGGCTTTCCGCAGGTCTTCAGCCCCTTCGCCAACGAGCCCATCACCGAGGTCGACCCCCCTGACCCGGCGCTGGCCGGAAGCCCCGTCGCCACCCGTGCCAAGAAGTCCATCGTCAAGGTCGTCGGCATGGCTCCGGGCTGCGGCAAGGTCCTCGAAGGAACCGGCTTCGTCTTCTCCGACCGTCGGGTGATGACCAATGCCCACGTGGTCGGCGGCGTCGACGAGCCCACCGTCCAGATCGGCGGCGAGGGCCGGCTGTACGACGCCAAGGTCGTCCTCTACGACTGGCAGCGGGACATCGCCGTACTGGACGTGCCGGATCTGGACGCCCAGCCGCTGCGGTTCACCGACGCCGACAAGGACGCGGAGAGCGGCGACAGCGCCATCGTCGCGGGTTTCCCGGAGAACGGCGCCTACGACGTCCGCTCCGCGCGCATCCGGGGCCGCATCGATGCCAACGGCCCGGACATCTACCACCGGGGCACCGTGCGGCGTGACGTGTACTCGCTGTTCGCTACCGTCCGGCAGGGCAACTCCGGTGGCCCGCTGCTCACTCCGGACGGAAAGGTCTACGGAGTGGTGTTCGCCAAGTCGCTCGACGACCCCGACACGGGTTACGCGCTGACGGCCGACGAGATCCGCGAGGACATCGACCTGGGCAAGTCCTCGGTGCAGGAGGTCGACAGCCAGGGCTGCGCTCTCTGAGGCCCTGCGTCCGGCCCCTCCCGGCGGTGACCCAGGCTCTTGCCGACGGCCGCGCACGGCCGCGCACGGCCGCGCACGGCCGCGCACGGCGTGGGCGGCCGCGCACGGCGTGGGCGGGCCGGCGGAATGCCGTCGGCGGGCAGCGGTTGTGACGTCCGCTGGGTGAGGCGCGAGGCTGCCCTGTGGCGTTGACTGTCAGGTGGCCGCGATGCCGGAGGGCCGCAACTGCCGTGCGGCGCGGCTGTGGTGCGAAGTGGCTGTCAGGCGGGGACCAGTGGCACCGGGCCACCGCCCGCCGCTGCCGTACCCGTGTCGCGTGCAGGCAGGTTCACGGAGTGTAGGAGCCGGGCCCCGGGCCTCGAAGGTCCGGTTCCCGGCGTGTGGAGTGTCGTCCGCCCGCCCCTGTGTCATCCACGGGGATGGCGCAGGCGCGCCGAGACCCAGCGGGCCCGGCGGTGGAGAATGCGCGGGATGCCCAGCCGGAGATCATGGAATTCGCTCACATCGTGCACCCGGCTCAGGGAGCCGCCCCCCTCGTGAATGCTCGGACCGGCAGGAGCGGTCGAGCGGCGGTTGCGTGCTGCGTCATTGAAGTCGCGCGTCCAGCCCATACCCCGACGTCTGCCCCCGACCCAAGGTCGGTAATCGTGCGTGAGTCAGCCAATTGGCTTATGCGGCAGGCAATTGGCTGTTCGTCAGACGCGTGTGCCGCTCGACTACCGGTCGGGCTCAGGGTCCTTGAGCCAGTTGATGAGTTCGGTCGAGAAGCCGACCGGATCCTCCTCGTGGGGGAAGTGCCCCAGACCGTCGAAAAGTCGCCATCGGTACGGTGCTTCGACGTACTCGCCGGACCCCGCGGAACTGCGGGTCCGGACGGCCGGGTCGAGCGAGCCGTGGAGATGCAGCGTCGGTACGCGCACGGGGCGTTTCATCCGCCGGTTGAACTGGACGCCGTCGGGACGGGCCAGGGAACGCACCATCCACCGGTACGGCTCGATCGAGCAGTGCGCCGTCGACGGGATGCACATCGCGCGGCGGTAGACGTCCACCGTCGCGTCGTCGGGGAACTCCTGCGTGCGTGGTCCCGACCAGTCACGGATCATCCGGGCGACCGATGCCGCGTCGTCCGCGACGAGCTGACGCTCCGGGACCCAGGGGCGTTGGAAGCCCCAGATGTGCGAGCCCGCCCGGGACTGGGCGAGGTCGGAGAGCATCGAGGAACGCCAGCGGCGCGGATGCGGCATCGACGACACCACGAGCCGGCGCACCAGCTTCGGCCGCATCACGGCAGCCGTCCAGGCGAGATAGCCGCCCATGTCGTGCCCCACGAGTGCCGCGTCCGGCTCGCCGAGCGAGCGGATCACGCCGGTGACGTCGAGCGCCAGGTTCGCGGGGTCGTAACCCCGGGGCGTACGGTCGCTGCCGCCGACTCCGCGGAGGTCCATCGCGACCGCGCGGTAACCGGCGTCGGCCAGAGCGGTCAGCTGGTGGCGCCAGGTCCACCAGAACTGTGGGAAACCGTGCAGCAACAGCACCAGAGGCCCGTCGCCCATCTCGGCGATGTGGAAACGCGCGCCGTTGGCCGCCACATCGCGGTGGGTCCAGGGTCCGTCGATGCGGACGGGACCGCCGGAGCCGGCGGCCGGTCCCAGCGGCCCCACCGGACCGGATGTGCTGAAATCGGGGTCGGTCATGCGGACGAGCGTGTCACAGGGAGCGCCTTGTCCTGGGCAGGACGGTTCTCGATGGCCCGGTCGGAGAGGGTGCTGCCCTGTGCCTGCTCGATCGCGCGCGCGCCGACGGCGGGGCGGGGGTGCGGCTTGACGCCCTGCAGGACCGCCGCGGTCTGCTTGGCCGAGGCGATGGACTTCTCCGGCGGCTTGACCTTCTTGAACTTGGCGAGCCCGAAGAGGGCGAGCAGTACGCCCAGCAGGATGAACGCACCCCCCACGATCAGGAACGACCAGGCGAGACCGAGCCCGAGATTGTGGATTCCGTAAGCTGCGGCGAAACTCAGCACGGGGATCGCGAACAGGATCAGCACACCCGTGACGATGAACGCCACGCTGCCGATCACGCCGCGCTTGACGTCCTGACGCACCTCGGCCTTGGCCAGCGCGATCTCGTCGTGCACCAGCGCGGACATCTCAGCGGTTGCCGAAGCGAACAGCTGTCCGAGACTACGGTCGGTGCTGCCCGCGTAGTTGCCGGGGTCGCTCATCCCTGACTCCCTCTCCTCTTCCGTACATCCGATGTCAGATCATGCCGGACTGTCCGGCTTGCTGCTCGCTGCCCCCGCCCGTTCGGCAAGGCGGCGGTGCTCGGCCGCCTTGCGTTCGTGGATCGCGGCCATGCGTAGGTGGTACTCCGGGTCGTCCTGTTCGTAGACGTCGGGTACTCCCGATTCGTCCGCGTCGAGTTCCTCGGCTTCGTACAGCGCTCTGTATCTGCGTACCCGCAGTTTGAGTAGTACACCGGAGAGTACGGCCGCAATCAGGGATCCGATGAGGACCGCGGCCTTGACCTCGTTGATCATGTCCTCGTCGCCGGCGAAAGCCAGCTCCCCGATGAGCAGCGAAACGGTGAAGCCGATACCGGCCAGTGTGGCCACCGCGAAGACATCCGCCCAGGCGAGGTCCTTGTTCAGCTCGGCCTTGGTGAAGCGGGTGACGAGCCAGGTACCGCCGAAGACGCCGACAGTCTTGCCCACGACCAGACCGAGGACCACCCCGAGCGTTTCGGGCCTGGTGAAGACGCCTGCCAGGGCATCGCCCTTGAGGGTGACACCGGCGGAGAAGAGGGCGAACAGCGGAACGGCGACACCTGCCGACAGCGGGCGCACCAGGTGCTCGATGTGTTCCCCGGGGGATCGTGCCTCTCCCTCGCGCCGGGTGCAGCGCAGCATGAGTCCCATCGCGACCCCCGCGATCGTCGCGTGGACCCCGCTGTTGTACATCAGCGCCCAGATGGCCAGGGCGAGCGGTAGGTAGATCCACCAACCCCGCACGCCGGTGCGCAGCAGCACGTAGAACACGGCCAGGCCGAGGAACGCACCGCCGAGCGCCAGGAAGTCGATGCTCTCGGTGAAGAAGACCGCGATGACGAGGATGGCGAAGAGGTCGTCGACGACTGCGAGCGTCAGCAGGAAGGCGCGCAGCGCCGCAGGAAGCGAGGTCCCGATGACCGCGAGGACGGCGAGCGCGAACGCGATGTCCGTGGCGGTGGGCACGGCCCAGCCGGCCAGGGCCCCGTCACCCAGCACCGTGGTCACCGTGTAGACGACGGCGGGGACGGCCATTCCGCAGAGCGCCGCCGCGACGGGCAGGGCAGCGGCCCGAGGGTCACGGAGTTCCCCGGCGACCAGTTCACGCTTGAGCTCGACGCCCGCCACGAAGAAGAACACGGCGAGCAGTCCGTCCGCCGCCCAGTGGGACACCGAGAGATGCAGTCCCAGCGCCTCGGGGCCGAAGTGGAGATCGCTGACGGAGGTGTACGCGGCGCCGAAGGTGTTGGCCCAGACCAGTGCGGCGACTGCAGCCACCAGCAGGATGACGCCGCCCACCGTCTCCGTGCGCAGGGCATCGGCGACGTAGTTGCGTTCGGGGAGAGAGAGACGGCCGAGCAGGGTGCGGCGGCCGGAAGGGGTGACGGGCGGGGCCACGAGGGAGACCTCCGGGTGGGATGACGGCAGTGGCGGCATGGCGGATACACATGCCGACCAGACTTCCCGGCGCCCCTGTGGAGACTTCTATGTCGTTGTCGCTGAGTCCTCGCCCGGTATACCGGCGCTTACGCACCCGCGCGCACGTTTTCCTGCCGACGCACGCAGCCTGACGAGATCACCACTGTACCCGGGGTACCGAAACGTATCCGGATCCGCTGTCCACCGCCCGGCGGTGAACTCCGGGAGATCGTCTGCCTCTGCCCCTCCCCGGACGACCCGCCCTCCGAACGGTTCCAGGGGTACCCGGCCCATGAGGGCCGGGAAGGGGCACCCGGATTGCTCCGGGTGCCCCTCAAAGACGTACGGGCGGGCGGACGCTCTGCCCGACCGTCCGGGCCGGCACTTCCGGCCCGACCGTTGTTGTGCCGGCCCTTCCGGCCGGACCGTTCTCGCCGGCCCTGCCCGCTTCTCCCGCTCTAGTCCTCGGACGAAGCGGAGGGCAGCTGTGTCTGGATGAGGGCCATGACCGAGGAATCGGTGAGCGTCGTGACATCGCCCAGCTCGCGGTTCTCGGCGACGTCCCGCAGCAGGCGGCGCATGATCTTGCCGGACCGGGTTTTCGGCAGTTCGGCCACCGGCAGGACGCGCCTGGGCTTTGCGATCGGCCCGAGCGTGGTGCCGACGTGATTACGCAGCTCGGCGACCAGTTCCTCGGACGCTGTGGCGGTGCCACGCAGGATCACGAAGGCCACGATGGCCTGACCTGTGGTCTCGTCGTTGGCGCCGACCACGGCAGCCTCGGCGACCGAGGGGTGCGACACGAGCGCCGACTCCACCTCGGTGGTCGAGATGTTGTGCCCGGACACGAGCATGACGTCGTCGACCCGGCCGAGCAGCCAGATGTCACCGTCCTCGTCCTTCTTGGCACCGTCACCCGCGAAGTACTTGCCCTCGAAGCGGGACCAGTAGGTGTCGATGAAGCGCTGGTCGTCCCCCCAGATGGTGCGGAGCATCGACGGCCACGGCTCCGTCAGGACGAGATAGCCGCCCCCGCCGTTCGGCACCTCGTTGGCCTCGTCGTCGACCACGGTGGCGGAGATGCCGGGCAGGGCCCGCTGGGCCGAACCGGGCTTGGTCGCCGTGACACCGGGGAGGGGCGAGATCATCATGGCGCCGGTCTCGGTCTGCCACCAGGTGTCCACGATCGGACAGGCGTCGGCACCGATGTTCTTGCGGTACCAGATCCAGGCCTCCGGATTGATCGGCTCGCCGACCGAACCCAGGACACGCAGGGACGACAGGTCGAACTTCGCGGGGATGTCGTCCCCCCACTTCATGAACGTACGGATCGCGGTCGGCGCGGTGTAGAGGATCGTGACGCCGTACTTCTGGACGATCTCCCAGAAGCGTCCCTGGTGGGGCGTGTCCGGCGTGCCCTCGTACATGACCTGCGTCGCGCCGTTGGCCAGCGGGCCGTAGACGATGTACGAGTGTCCGGTCACCCAGCCGATGTCGGCGGTGCACCAGTACACGTCGGTCTCGGGCTTGAGGTCGAAGACCGCGTGGTGGGTGTACGCCGCCTGGGTGAGGTAACCCCCGGAGGTGTGCAGGATTCCCTTGGGCTTACCCGTCGTCCCCGAGGTGTACAGGATGAAGAGGGGCTGCTCCGCGTCGAAGGCCTCGGGAGTGTGCTCGGCCGACTGCCTGCCGGTGATCTCGTGCCACCAGACGTCCCGACCCTCGGACCACGCGGTGTCCTGACCGGTGCGCCGGACCACGAGGACATGTTCGACGGTGTCGATGCGGGAGACGGCGTCGTCCACGGCGGGCTTCAGCGCCGAGGGCTTCCCTCGGCGGTAACCGCCGTCGGCCGTGATGACGACCTTGGCGTCGGCGTCCTGGATACGGGCGGCGATGGCATCCGCGGAGAAGCCGCCGAAGACCACCGAATGAGCTGCGCCGATGCGGGCGCAGGCCAGCATGGCCACGGCGGCCTCAGGGATCATCGGCAGGTAGACCGCGACCCGGTCACCCTTGCCCACACCGAGTTCGGTGAGCGCGTTCGCCGCGCGGGAGACCTCGTCCTTCAGCTCCGCGTAAGTGATCGCGCGGCTGTCGCCGGGCTCGCCCTCGAAATGGATCGCGACCCGGTCGCCGTTGCCCGCCTCGACGTGACGGTCCACGCAGTTGTACGCGACGTTGAGTTTGCCGTCGGCGAACCACTTCGCGAAGGGCGGATTGCTCCAGTCGAGCGTCTCCGTCGGCTCGGTGACCCAGGTGAGGCGGCGGGCCTGCTCGGCCCAGAAGCCCAGCCTGTCCGCCTCGGCCTGCTCGTACGCCTCCACTGTCACGTTGGCGTTCGCGGCCAGATCGGCAGGCGGTGCGAACCGCCGCTCCTCCTTGAGCAGATTGGAGAGAGAGGAAGGCTCGCTCATGCTGCGGTCTCCTCCTTGAGCAGATTGGCCAGACTTTCGTTGCTCACGACATCTCCCATTCCCAGGGTGTCCGTTGTGTCCCGGAGGACAGCTCATCAGGCTGCGGGCCAGGTGACAAGTGTCTGCCGGGAATTGGTTTAGACCTGTGCCCCGCAGGGGCTGGCGGGTCCCGCTTCCGCGAGCAGCGCTACGCGGTGCGAAGGCGGGACCACAAGGTCTCACGGACTGAATGAGTGAGTGGTTCAGGCACCTACCGTGGTGCCGTGTGCGGTTTCCCGTGCGCCCGCGTCGGACTCCGCACCCCACACCGCGCCGGGTGCGACTCGAGCGAAGACCTCATCGGGCCCCGTTCCTGAACTGGCGCCCTCAGTCATCAGGTAGGCCTGAGCCTCGCCGACATGGAAGTACATGCCGTGCAGTTGCAGGGTGCCTGCCGCCAGTCTGCGTGCGACCGCCTCATGAGCACGCAGGTGTTCCAACTGCTGGACCACATTGGTCAGACAGAGCTGCTCCACCGCGTCGGTGGGCAGACGGCCGGCGATGCGCGCCCAGGAGTGGTGCCGGGAACGCATGCGCTCCAGACTCGGCAGCCCGTGCCGCAGCCAGCGCCACAGAGGCGTCCGGGGCATCTCCGGTCCTGCCCCCAACAGGGCCTGCATGGCACCGCATCCGGAGTGCCCACAGATGGTGATGGATTCGACTTCCAGCACGTCCACCGCGTACTCGATCGCGGCGGCCACGGAATCGTCCTTGCCCGTGGAGCCCTCGGCGTCCGGCGGTGGCACCAGATTGCCGACATTGCGCACGGTGAAGAGATCGCCCGGGCCGCTCGCGGTGATCATGCTGGTGACCAGACGGGAGTCGGCGCAGGTGAGGAAAAGCTGGGAGGGCCGTTGCCCTTCGACGGCCAGCCGGGCCAGCTCCTCACGGACGAGCGGGGCGGTGGTGCGCTGGAAGGAACTGAGTCCGTTGAGAAGCCGGTGGGCCCCGTGCCGGCGGCTCGACGAGCCTGTGGGGGGAGCGGCGGGGGAGGTCATCGAGACGATATGCGTGGTGGCGGCGGCCGCGACCGCGGTTGTCGTGGCGCCCTGTCCGCCGTCGTGGCAGTGATGGTTACGCCATGGTGTCCACGGACGGCAGCAGGAATGGGCCGCCGACGCCGGTTCGGCGATCCGGCCGCCGGAGCGCCCGGTGAACTCGATGTGGCCCCCCATCGCGGTCTGCGCCGTGCACCAGTCCTGGATGGTCTCGTACGCCGCGTGGTCCATGAAGAAGCCGTCCAACTCGACCACGGCGTCCACTCCGTGGGGGAGCCTTCCGAGCAGACGGCTGAGCCGGGGGACGGCCAGGAAGGTCAGCTGCCCCCGAGCGGTCACCAGGTAGCGGCCGTCGTCTTCCGTCACGGTGATCCTGGTGCGGGCCAGCCGGTGCAGGGCGACGGCGACCGCCACGACGATGCCGATCGCCACGCCCTCGAGCACCCCGGCGAGGATCACGCCGCTGATGGTCGCGCCGTACACCAGGAACTCCCGGTGTCTGTGGACCTTGCGGATGTGGGCGAAGCTGACCATCTGTATGCCGACCACCATCACCAGGGCGGCGAGCGCGGCCAGGGGAATCCACTCAAGGGCCGTGACCAGCAACAAGGCAGCCAGCAGCACCCAGACTCCGTGCAGCACGGTCGAGGCCCGGGTCTCCGCGCCCGCCCGCACGTTCGCCGAACTGCGCACGGCGCCGCCGGACACGGCAAGTCCTCCGGCCAGCCCCGACACCGCGTTCGCGACACCCTGGGCCCGTAGCTCCCGGTCGAGGTCGGATCGTCTGACCGGTGCGGGAGGTGGCGCTCCGTCCTTGGGTGTTGCCGTCGACCGGTCCGCAGCGAGCTTGTCCACGGAGACCGCGGCGAGCAGTGATTCGAGGCTGGCGACGAGCATGACCGTGAAGACCGCTGTCGCCAGTGCGGTCACCGGGCCCTGTGGCAGCTCGGGCAGTGCGTGCGCGCGCCATGAAGGAAGGTCCACGCGGGCGATTCCGGGTGTCGCCGCAGCTGCCACAGCCGTGGCGATGACCACTGCGGCGAGCGCGGCGGGAATTCTGCCCAGCGATCTTCCGATCCGTCCGGGCAGGCGTGGCCACACGATGAGAAGGAGGATCGTGAGTGCCCCGATGAAGAGGGCAGCGGGCTCGGACTGCGCCAGGTGCGAGGGCAGCGAGAGGGCGTTGTCGAGGGCTGAGCTCTGCGGTGCCCCGCCGAGCACGATGTGCAGCTGGGCGAGGGCGATGGCCACGCCGATACCCGCGAGTGTGCCGTGCACGATGGCCGGACTGACGGCGAGTGCGCTACGGGCTGCTCTCAGTGAACCCAGCAGAATCTGCAGAAGTCCGGCCCCGACGGTGATCGCGCACGTGGTGCGCCAGCCGTAGATCTGGATCAACTCGGCTGTGACTACGGTCAGTCCGGCGGACGGGCCGCTGACCTGGAGCGGCGTTCCGCCCAATAGCCCTGCGACGATTCCGCCGATGGCCGCGGAGACGAGGCCGGCGGCGAGCGGGGCGTCCATGGCGACGGCGAGACCCAGCGACATGGGAACAGCGATCAGGAAGACCGTGATCGATGCGGACAGATCCGCGCCCGAGACGCGGAAGCGCCCGTGGCGGGGCGGTGGTGGCGGACTGTGAGGACGCTTGATT
Proteins encoded in this window:
- the nhaA gene encoding Na+/H+ antiporter NhaA, whose protein sequence is MPPLPSSHPEVSLVAPPVTPSGRRTLLGRLSLPERNYVADALRTETVGGVILLVAAVAALVWANTFGAAYTSVSDLHFGPEALGLHLSVSHWAADGLLAVFFFVAGVELKRELVAGELRDPRAAALPVAAALCGMAVPAVVYTVTTVLGDGALAGWAVPTATDIAFALAVLAVIGTSLPAALRAFLLTLAVVDDLFAILVIAVFFTESIDFLALGGAFLGLAVFYVLLRTGVRGWWIYLPLALAIWALMYNSGVHATIAGVAMGLMLRCTRREGEARSPGEHIEHLVRPLSAGVAVPLFALFSAGVTLKGDALAGVFTRPETLGVVLGLVVGKTVGVFGGTWLVTRFTKAELNKDLAWADVFAVATLAGIGFTVSLLIGELAFAGDEDMINEVKAAVLIGSLIAAVLSGVLLKLRVRRYRALYEAEELDADESGVPDVYEQDDPEYHLRMAAIHERKAAEHRRLAERAGAASSKPDSPA
- the acs gene encoding acetate--CoA ligase is translated as MSEPSSLSNLLKEERRFAPPADLAANANVTVEAYEQAEADRLGFWAEQARRLTWVTEPTETLDWSNPPFAKWFADGKLNVAYNCVDRHVEAGNGDRVAIHFEGEPGDSRAITYAELKDEVSRAANALTELGVGKGDRVAVYLPMIPEAAVAMLACARIGAAHSVVFGGFSADAIAARIQDADAKVVITADGGYRRGKPSALKPAVDDAVSRIDTVEHVLVVRRTGQDTAWSEGRDVWWHEITGRQSAEHTPEAFDAEQPLFILYTSGTTGKPKGILHTSGGYLTQAAYTHHAVFDLKPETDVYWCTADIGWVTGHSYIVYGPLANGATQVMYEGTPDTPHQGRFWEIVQKYGVTILYTAPTAIRTFMKWGDDIPAKFDLSSLRVLGSVGEPINPEAWIWYRKNIGADACPIVDTWWQTETGAMMISPLPGVTATKPGSAQRALPGISATVVDDEANEVPNGGGGYLVLTEPWPSMLRTIWGDDQRFIDTYWSRFEGKYFAGDGAKKDEDGDIWLLGRVDDVMLVSGHNISTTEVESALVSHPSVAEAAVVGANDETTGQAIVAFVILRGTATASEELVAELRNHVGTTLGPIAKPRRVLPVAELPKTRSGKIMRRLLRDVAENRELGDVTTLTDSSVMALIQTQLPSASSED
- a CDS encoding SulP family inorganic anion transporter; translated protein: MSACVPTRNNHSSRSSRPSRASGIKRPHSPPPPPRHGRFRVSGADLSASITVFLIAVPMSLGLAVAMDAPLAAGLVSAAIGGIVAGLLGGTPLQVSGPSAGLTVVTAELIQIYGWRTTCAITVGAGLLQILLGSLRAARSALAVSPAIVHGTLAGIGVAIALAQLHIVLGGAPQSSALDNALSLPSHLAQSEPAALFIGALTILLLIVWPRLPGRIGRSLGRIPAALAAVVIATAVAAAATPGIARVDLPSWRAHALPELPQGPVTALATAVFTVMLVASLESLLAAVSVDKLAADRSTATPKDGAPPPAPVRRSDLDRELRAQGVANAVSGLAGGLAVSGGAVRSSANVRAGAETRASTVLHGVWVLLAALLLVTALEWIPLAALAALVMVVGIQMVSFAHIRKVHRHREFLVYGATISGVILAGVLEGVAIGIVVAVAVALHRLARTRITVTEDDGRYLVTARGQLTFLAVPRLSRLLGRLPHGVDAVVELDGFFMDHAAYETIQDWCTAQTAMGGHIEFTGRSGGRIAEPASAAHSCCRPWTPWRNHHCHDGGQGATTTAVAAAATTHIVSMTSPAAPPTGSSSRRHGAHRLLNGLSSFQRTTAPLVREELARLAVEGQRPSQLFLTCADSRLVTSMITASGPGDLFTVRNVGNLVPPPDAEGSTGKDDSVAAAIEYAVDVLEVESITICGHSGCGAMQALLGAGPEMPRTPLWRWLRHGLPSLERMRSRHHSWARIAGRLPTDAVEQLCLTNVVQQLEHLRAHEAVARRLAAGTLQLHGMYFHVGEAQAYLMTEGASSGTGPDEVFARVAPGAVWGAESDAGARETAHGTTVGA